AGATTTAATTGCCATTACAAAGGCCGATGGCGCCAATGCCATGAAAGCGAAGTCCGCCAAAATTGAGTACCAAAGCGCTCTAATGCTATTCCCAGCAACAGAATCAGGTTGGAGTCCTTTGGTCGAAACGTGCTCGTCGGTTGATAAGGTTGGAATCATGAAGATATGGGAGCATATCGAGTCCTACACAAGTCTTGTTAAGAGCAATAATTTTTTCTACACCAGACGAAAAGAGCAGGCGAAGTATTGGATGATAGAGGCTATCAATAATAGCTTGATGAGAAATTTTTACGGGAATGAAGCAGTAAAAGAGAATCTCGAAATTTTGGAAGAGATGGTTTTGGAAGATAAAATAAGCTCATTTGCTGCAGCAAAAAAACTGCTTTCAATATATTTCAGTAGCCAAAAGTAGCTTTATCATATACTGGTTATACGGCTTTGAGAATACTTCTCGAGGCCGTTTTTTTGTATAAAAATGAGGCTCTTTGGGATTTTAAATCAAAATACTCCCGATTTTGTTAACTTGTGATTTTTATTTCTGCATTATGCAAGAATTAATTATTAACTAATAGTTTGAAAATGAAGAAGTATTTGTTCTTAGCATTAGTGGTGCTATTGCTAGCATCGTGCACCCAGAATCGTTATACGATTACCGGGGAGTTGAAAGGTAATGCTTTACCCACAAAAGTCTACCTTAAACTGTTAATGGGAGAGGATGAACCCAAAACGATTGACAGTGTAGATGTGAAGGATGGCAAATTTGTAATTAAAGGTACAGTAGAGTCTCCTGAGTTCGCCGTTTTACAGCTTACTAACGACATCTATTTTCCTATAATTTTAGAAAAAGGAGAGGTAAAGTTGGAAGCAGACCTCGACAAGGTGGCCGATTTTAAATTGTCTGGTACGGCTGGTAATCAGAAATTTGTTGAATTTAGAAACAGCGATAAAGCGTTTCGTTTTAAGATGGATTCAATCTATCAAAAATATGTAAATGCTCAGGTTGCTGGGAAATTAACCGCTGATCTAGATAAGAGTATCAAGGATTCGTATGATGCAATCAATCAGAGTCGTACGCTATTTGTGGAGAAGTTTATTAAGGATAATACAGGAAGCATCGCTTCTGCTGCTATTTTATCTCAAGAAAAGTACGGTTTAGCACCCGAAAAATTCGAGGAACTATTTAATGCTTTATCTAAAGATTTGGCGGAATGTCATGTCGTTAAGGCAATGCAAAAGGATGTAAGCATTTTAAAGGCAACTGCAGTTGGGCAGCCTTTCCTTGATTTTAAACTGCCAGATACTAATGGGAAAGAGTTCGCTTTTTCTTCGATTGCGGCTAATTCTAAGCTGGTGCTCCTCGATTTTTGGGCCTCTTGGTGTGGCCCTTGTCGTGCAGAAAATCCTCATGTAGTGAAGATTTACGAGAAGTATAAGAGTGTAGGCCTTCAGATTGTTGGTGTTTCTTTAGATGAGAAAAAAAGCAAATGGTTGGAGGCTATTCAGAAGGATGCCATTACGTGGATTCAACTTTCCGATCTGAAAGGGTGGAAATCTAGCGCTGCGGCCATTTATGGCGTAAAGGCTATTCCTGCAACATACCTTATTAGTGGAGGCAAAATTGTTGCTCGAGATTTGAGAGGAGATGCTTTAGATGCAAAGATTGCTGAAATTTTAGGAACTTCTGGCGGTAAGTAAGCATAGTTGAGTATATAGAAAACTCCATCATACGACTGTTTGATGGAGTTTTTATTTTTTGAAAAAGCGACTTTAATACAGGTTAATCCTATTATATTTCTAGGTTATCTCAGAAATACTAAATTTGTGGACTTCAATATATACAAAATACGGATAAGGATGGGGCATATTAGTATGGTAGACCTAAAAGGTCAGTACTACAAAATAAAAGATGAGATTGACAGCAAAATGCAGGAGGTTATTGATACCGCTGCGTTTATTAAAGGTCCTCAGGTTAGAACTTTTGAATGTCATTTGTCTAGGTATTTAAATGTAAACCATGTTATTACATGTGGTAATGGAACTGATGCATTGCAAATAGCCTTAATGGCTTTAGGGTTAAAGCATGGAGACGAAGTTATTACTGCAGACTTTACTTTTATTGCCACAGTTGAGGTTGTTGCTCTATTGGGGCTGAAGCCTGTTCTTGTAGATGTTGATCCCGAGACTTATACCATCGACATTGAAAAGTTGGAAAAGGCAATAACGCCACGAACCAAGGCTATTATCCCTGTCCATTTATTCGGTCAGTGCGCAGATATGGAGCCAATCCTACAGCTGGCTCATAAGCATAAACTGTTTGTTATAGAAGATACCGCGCAGGCAACTGGTGCCACCTATACTTTTTCGGATGGAACTGTGATGCATGCAGGTACGATGGGGGATATAGGAACTACCTCTTTCTTTCCTTCTAAAAATTTGGGCTGCTTTGGTGATGGAGGGGCATTATTTGTTAAAGATGACAATATTGCAGATAGGGTAAGAATGGTTGCAAACCACGGAATGAAGGTTCGCTACCATCATGATATGATCGGTGTTAACTCAAGGCTCGACACCTTGCAGGCTGCAGTTTTAGATGTTAAGCTGAAATATCTCGATCAGTATAATAAGGCTCGCTGCGCGGCAGCAGATTTTTACGATAATGCATTTGCTGATGTAGCAGGCGTATCAATACCTGTTAGAGCAGAAAACTCAACGCATATTTTCCACCAGTATACGCTCGTTTTAGACGCTTGGGTTAATCGAGATGATTTGATGAAATTTCTTGATAGCAAAGGAATTCCGTCTATGGTTTACTACCCAATTCCACTTCATAGGCAAGAGGCTATGGGGATTGCAAAAGGTAACGATAGAGATTTTCCTGTAACAGAGATGCTTTGTTCCCGAGTTTTTTCATTGCCAATGCATACCGAATTAGATGCTGAGCAGCAAAAGTATATATCTGATTCTGTTATTGAGTTTTTATCTCAAAATAAATAGGTTAGTCTATTCCTAATGGAAAAATATTTTGCACACGAAACAGCTGTAGTTGATGAAGGATGCAGCATAGGCGAAGGAACTAAAATTTGGCATTTTTCGCATATAATGGCTGGTTCCCAAATTGGGCGGCAATGTAACATTGGTCAGAATGTGGTAATTTCTCCCAATGTTATTTTAGGGGATAACTGTAAAGTTCAAAACAATGTATCCCTTTATACGGGAGTAATTTGCGAGGATGATGTTTTTTTAGGCCCTTCTATGGTTTTTACGAATGTAACTAATCCTCGTAGTGCTGTGAACCGTAAGAGCGAGTATCGAACAACAACGGTTGGAAAAGGTGCAACTATTGGCGCAAATGCAACTATAGTTTGTGGCCATGATATTGGCGCATTTGCCTTTATTGGTGCAGGTGCGGTTGTTACTAAGACAGTGCTACCATATGCGCTGGTAGTCGGGAATCCAGCCAGACAGATTGGATGGATGAGTGAGTACGGACATCGATTGGAGTTTGACGAGTCTGGTATTGCCGTTTGTCCAGAGAGCGCAGCTCGTTACAAGCTGATTAATGGGCTTGTAAGTAAAATGTAACGGAGTATTCTCCTTGTTTTAATGGAGGGAGCGTATCTAAAAAATATTGAACCATGAAGAATTTTGGATTGATAGGTGCTGCTGGGTTTATTGCAGTACGCCACCTAAGAGCAATAAAGGAAACAAATAATAATCTTCTAGCCGCTTTAGATAAGTTTGATAGTGTGGGGATTATTGATAGCTATTTCCCCAAAGCAGACTTTTTCGTCGAGTTTGAGAGATTTGATCGTCATTTTGACAAGTTAAAGCGCGCTGGACATAAAATTGATTATGTAAGCATTTGTACACCGAATTACCTGCATGATTCACATATCCGATTTGCTCTTCGTCAAGGTGCAGATGCCATCTGCGAAAAGCCGTTGGTTCTCAACCCTTGGAATATTGATGCTCTTGGTGTTATAGAGAAGGAAACTGGTAAAAAAATTCATAACATTCTTCAATTACGTTTACATCCTGCAATAATTGCTTTAAAGCAGCAAATTGAAAATGGACCAAAAGATAAAGTATACGACATTGATTTGACGTATATCACTAGTAGAGGTAACTGGTATTACACTTCTTGGAAGGGAGATGTTCAAAAATCAGGTGGTATTGCAACAAACATAGGGGTTCATTTCTACGATATGTTGACTTGGATTTTTGGAGAGGTTCAGCAGAATGTTGTTCATGTACTTGAGCCTAGTCGTTCAGCCGGTTTTCTAAACTTGAAAAATGCTCGCGTTCGTTGGTTTCTTAGTATCGATTATAATGATATCCCTCAAGAAGTAAAAGAAAAGGGTGCAAGAACATACCGTTCAATAACAGTAGAAGGGAATGAAATCGAATTTAGCGATGGCTTTACAGATTTACATACTGCAAGCTACAAGCATATTTTGGAAGGAGAAGGATTTGGATTAGAATGCGCTCGTCAGTCGATACA
The sequence above is a segment of the Alistipes sp. ZOR0009 genome. Coding sequences within it:
- a CDS encoding DegT/DnrJ/EryC1/StrS family aminotransferase; the encoded protein is MGHISMVDLKGQYYKIKDEIDSKMQEVIDTAAFIKGPQVRTFECHLSRYLNVNHVITCGNGTDALQIALMALGLKHGDEVITADFTFIATVEVVALLGLKPVLVDVDPETYTIDIEKLEKAITPRTKAIIPVHLFGQCADMEPILQLAHKHKLFVIEDTAQATGATYTFSDGTVMHAGTMGDIGTTSFFPSKNLGCFGDGGALFVKDDNIADRVRMVANHGMKVRYHHDMIGVNSRLDTLQAAVLDVKLKYLDQYNKARCAAADFYDNAFADVAGVSIPVRAENSTHIFHQYTLVLDAWVNRDDLMKFLDSKGIPSMVYYPIPLHRQEAMGIAKGNDRDFPVTEMLCSRVFSLPMHTELDAEQQKYISDSVIEFLSQNK
- a CDS encoding acyltransferase, with product MEKYFAHETAVVDEGCSIGEGTKIWHFSHIMAGSQIGRQCNIGQNVVISPNVILGDNCKVQNNVSLYTGVICEDDVFLGPSMVFTNVTNPRSAVNRKSEYRTTTVGKGATIGANATIVCGHDIGAFAFIGAGAVVTKTVLPYALVVGNPARQIGWMSEYGHRLEFDESGIAVCPESAARYKLINGLVSKM
- a CDS encoding AhpC/TSA family protein produces the protein MKKYLFLALVVLLLASCTQNRYTITGELKGNALPTKVYLKLLMGEDEPKTIDSVDVKDGKFVIKGTVESPEFAVLQLTNDIYFPIILEKGEVKLEADLDKVADFKLSGTAGNQKFVEFRNSDKAFRFKMDSIYQKYVNAQVAGKLTADLDKSIKDSYDAINQSRTLFVEKFIKDNTGSIASAAILSQEKYGLAPEKFEELFNALSKDLAECHVVKAMQKDVSILKATAVGQPFLDFKLPDTNGKEFAFSSIAANSKLVLLDFWASWCGPCRAENPHVVKIYEKYKSVGLQIVGVSLDEKKSKWLEAIQKDAITWIQLSDLKGWKSSAAAIYGVKAIPATYLISGGKIVARDLRGDALDAKIAEILGTSGGK
- a CDS encoding Gfo/Idh/MocA family oxidoreductase, with product MKNFGLIGAAGFIAVRHLRAIKETNNNLLAALDKFDSVGIIDSYFPKADFFVEFERFDRHFDKLKRAGHKIDYVSICTPNYLHDSHIRFALRQGADAICEKPLVLNPWNIDALGVIEKETGKKIHNILQLRLHPAIIALKQQIENGPKDKVYDIDLTYITSRGNWYYTSWKGDVQKSGGIATNIGVHFYDMLTWIFGEVQQNVVHVLEPSRSAGFLNLKNARVRWFLSIDYNDIPQEVKEKGARTYRSITVEGNEIEFSDGFTDLHTASYKHILEGEGFGLECARQSIQIVHDIRNGAPVGKVGDYHPFVK